One stretch of Bremerella cremea DNA includes these proteins:
- a CDS encoding YkgJ family cysteine cluster protein, which yields MSNSSPNKGPWYQDGLQFECSQCGDCCTGGPGYVWVNDAEIEALAQETGMTVPQFESVYVRQVGMRKSLKEYSTGDCVFLDTEKRGCTVYPARPRQCKTWPFWDSNIRTPEDWQSTCDFCPGSGQGRLYTLEEIQERASEIRI from the coding sequence ATGTCGAATTCTTCCCCTAATAAAGGTCCTTGGTACCAGGACGGACTTCAATTTGAATGCTCGCAGTGCGGCGACTGCTGCACCGGCGGGCCTGGCTACGTGTGGGTAAACGATGCCGAAATCGAAGCTTTGGCCCAAGAGACCGGAATGACCGTCCCGCAATTCGAGTCGGTTTACGTTCGCCAAGTTGGCATGCGAAAGAGTTTGAAAGAATACTCAACCGGAGACTGCGTTTTTCTCGATACCGAAAAAAGGGGTTGTACGGTCTATCCGGCACGTCCTCGCCAATGCAAAACCTGGCCTTTCTGGGACTCGAATATTCGTACCCCGGAAGACTGGCAATCGACCTGCGATTTCTGCCCTGGCAGCGGCCAAGGGCGGCTGTATACGCTGGAGGAAATCCAAGAGCGTGCTAGCGAAATCCGAATTTAA
- a CDS encoding right-handed parallel beta-helix repeat-containing protein, giving the protein MKWLLGILLIGVAMGWAFAAELAWQDPALNYRLDTTIETFGVSRDGKGDMTIPLQRMIDSGIGSIHLPRGTYRISKPLVVDLEKVGVTSFIGDGTPRIVMEGAGPAIKFVGTHEGSADPKTVKDNVWQKQRMPLVEGIEIVGGHEAADGIEAVKTMQLTISRVVIRQVRHAVHLTERNRNVVIVGCHFYENHGIGVFLDDVNLHQINITGSHISYNQGGGVVSYQGNTRNIQISGCDIEANVQNVLIDSGGTKYGTAEVAITGCTLQHSGGPDSANVRYIGADLEGERCWGLVTIANNILSDVETNIDIQKARDVVVVGNTISSGYKYNLRVEDSSNVVVGANVMGRNAPYKDDETCDNRVLFRNCDDGTVNGLHVHRVLRGEAGIVLDQCRRFHVSGCTVLDCDKAGILLNEVEDCLVSNNLLSNQKSATDQWQAVKVVGGQGDAIVP; this is encoded by the coding sequence ATGAAATGGTTGCTCGGAATTTTGTTAATCGGCGTCGCTATGGGATGGGCTTTTGCTGCCGAACTGGCGTGGCAAGATCCGGCACTCAACTATCGACTCGACACTACAATCGAGACGTTTGGAGTCAGCCGGGATGGCAAAGGCGATATGACGATCCCGCTGCAAAGAATGATTGATTCCGGGATTGGCAGCATTCACTTGCCACGCGGAACCTACCGGATTAGCAAACCGCTGGTGGTTGATCTGGAAAAGGTGGGCGTGACTTCCTTTATCGGTGATGGAACGCCCCGAATTGTGATGGAAGGAGCCGGACCGGCAATTAAGTTTGTGGGAACGCACGAGGGAAGTGCCGATCCCAAGACCGTGAAAGACAACGTCTGGCAGAAGCAACGCATGCCGTTGGTGGAAGGGATTGAAATTGTCGGTGGGCATGAGGCTGCCGACGGAATTGAAGCCGTGAAGACGATGCAATTAACGATCTCGCGAGTGGTCATTCGCCAGGTACGTCATGCGGTGCATCTGACCGAGAGAAACCGAAACGTGGTGATTGTTGGCTGCCACTTTTATGAGAACCACGGCATCGGTGTCTTCTTAGATGATGTGAACCTGCATCAAATCAACATCACCGGCAGCCACATCAGTTATAACCAGGGAGGAGGCGTCGTCTCTTACCAGGGGAACACCCGCAACATCCAAATAAGCGGCTGCGATATCGAAGCGAATGTCCAGAACGTTTTGATCGATAGCGGTGGAACGAAGTATGGGACGGCAGAAGTCGCGATTACCGGCTGTACCTTGCAACACTCAGGCGGACCTGATTCAGCCAACGTGCGTTACATTGGTGCCGACCTAGAAGGGGAGCGGTGCTGGGGGCTAGTGACGATAGCCAATAACATTCTTAGTGACGTCGAAACGAATATCGACATTCAGAAAGCACGCGACGTGGTGGTTGTCGGCAACACGATTTCCAGCGGCTACAAGTACAATTTGCGTGTCGAGGATAGCTCGAACGTAGTTGTCGGCGCGAATGTGATGGGGCGAAATGCTCCGTACAAAGACGACGAAACCTGTGACAACCGAGTGCTGTTTCGCAATTGCGACGACGGCACGGTCAACGGATTGCATGTTCATCGGGTATTGCGTGGCGAAGCTGGTATCGTACTCGACCAGTGTCGCCGCTTTCATGTTTCTGGCTGCACGGTACTCGACTGCGACAAGGCGGGGATCTTGCTAAATGAGGTGGAAGATTGCCTAGTCAGCAATAACTTGCTATCGAATCAAAAGAGTGCCACCGACCAATGGCAAGCCGTGAAGGTGGTGGGTGGCCAGGGGGACGCGATCGTCCCCTAA
- the acpS gene encoding holo-ACP synthase — protein sequence MDIIGIGTDIIECLRIAQMIERHGEMFINRVYTQHEIEYCSERKAATQHYAGRWAAKEAVLKAIGTGWIKGITWRDVEVANQFGGKPIIHLSGGALDSAKRRGITEVQISISHCRTHAVAYAIALGNAKPLANPRP from the coding sequence ATGGATATCATCGGAATAGGTACCGACATCATCGAATGCCTGCGTATTGCCCAAATGATCGAGCGGCATGGCGAGATGTTCATCAATCGAGTGTACACGCAGCACGAGATTGAATATTGCAGCGAACGCAAAGCGGCGACGCAGCACTATGCTGGCCGCTGGGCTGCCAAAGAAGCCGTGCTCAAAGCGATCGGAACCGGCTGGATCAAAGGCATTACCTGGCGTGATGTGGAAGTTGCCAACCAATTTGGTGGCAAGCCAATCATTCACCTCTCTGGCGGAGCGCTCGACTCGGCCAAACGCCGTGGAATCACGGAAGTGCAAATCAGTATCTCGCACTGCCGCACTCACGCCGTTGCATACGCAATTGCTCTAGGAAACGCCAAGCCACTGGCTAACCCACGCCCTTAA
- a CDS encoding ISAs1 family transposase gives MSASSSSSAASIQQHFADLTDPRVRKVTYPLVNIVTMSLCAVLGGADDFVAIADWAEDKKEWLAQFLDMSTGVPSHDRFNAILGALKPAEFEKCLLSWITALQDVTDGQIIAIDGKTLRRSFDAASSKAAIHMVSAWATANHVSLGQVATEAKSNEITAIPKLLEIIEVSGCLVTIDAMGCQKEIAAKIVDGGGDYCLAIKGNQRYLHQAIRDHFVAAMDVDFKKMKVHRHETHEKGHGREESRYYYLCPIDAEEFPHASNWSGLKAIGMTVNLVKRNGKETSDVRYYIVSKYLSGKRFAEAVRGHWSIENSLHWQLDVTFGEDQSRIRKGHADINFSLLRRTSLRLLKNNKTAKVGVKNKRLKAGRNDKYLLEVLLGK, from the coding sequence ATGTCTGCTTCGTCGTCTTCGTCCGCCGCTTCGATTCAACAGCACTTCGCCGATTTGACGGATCCGCGCGTACGTAAGGTTACTTATCCGTTGGTCAACATTGTGACGATGTCGCTGTGTGCGGTGCTTGGCGGGGCGGATGATTTTGTGGCGATCGCCGATTGGGCCGAAGACAAGAAGGAGTGGCTCGCGCAGTTTCTCGACATGAGCACTGGCGTCCCATCGCACGATCGTTTCAATGCAATTCTTGGCGCGCTCAAGCCAGCCGAATTCGAGAAGTGTTTGTTGAGTTGGATCACCGCGCTGCAGGATGTGACCGACGGGCAGATCATCGCGATCGACGGCAAGACGCTGCGGCGGAGTTTCGATGCGGCCAGCAGCAAGGCGGCCATTCACATGGTCAGTGCCTGGGCGACGGCCAACCACGTGAGCCTTGGTCAGGTCGCGACTGAAGCGAAGAGTAATGAGATCACAGCGATCCCCAAACTGCTGGAAATCATCGAGGTTTCAGGCTGTTTGGTAACGATCGACGCGATGGGTTGTCAGAAGGAAATCGCTGCGAAGATCGTTGACGGCGGCGGTGATTATTGCCTGGCGATTAAGGGGAATCAACGTTACTTGCACCAGGCAATCCGCGATCACTTCGTCGCCGCGATGGATGTTGACTTCAAGAAGATGAAAGTGCACCGTCACGAAACGCACGAGAAAGGGCATGGCCGTGAAGAGTCGCGATACTATTACCTCTGCCCGATCGATGCCGAAGAGTTCCCGCACGCCTCGAACTGGTCAGGCCTGAAGGCAATCGGCATGACGGTTAACTTGGTGAAACGAAACGGCAAGGAGACGAGCGACGTTCGTTACTATATCGTCAGCAAATACCTCAGCGGCAAACGTTTCGCCGAAGCGGTTCGCGGGCACTGGAGCATCGAGAATTCACTGCACTGGCAACTCGACGTAACGTTCGGTGAAGACCAAAGCCGGATTAGGAAAGGACACGCCGACATCAACTTCAGCCTGTTAAGGCGGACAAGTCTGAGATTGCTAAAGAACAACAAAACGGCCAAGGTCGGCGTGAAGAACAAACGACTAAAAGCAGGGCGAAACGACAAGTACCTGCTGGAAGTGCTGCTGGGGAAGTGA
- a CDS encoding HU family DNA-binding protein has product MTKKEIVKTISEEIGLTQLKTKEIVQKTFDAIVTTLVEEGRIELRNFGVFEVKKRAARKARNPRTGAKVDVDEKFVVTFKPGKEMEERVRQLEEKARQGRLESEQQSSGESSPSPYGSPSQPPSETPSYGSPYSSQPNPPNPGDYGS; this is encoded by the coding sequence GTGACCAAAAAAGAGATTGTGAAGACGATTTCTGAAGAGATCGGGCTCACACAACTCAAGACGAAAGAGATCGTCCAGAAGACGTTCGATGCCATCGTCACCACCCTTGTGGAGGAAGGACGCATCGAGCTACGCAACTTCGGCGTTTTCGAGGTCAAGAAGCGAGCCGCTCGCAAGGCACGAAACCCGCGAACGGGTGCCAAGGTAGACGTCGATGAAAAATTCGTCGTCACGTTCAAGCCCGGCAAAGAAATGGAAGAACGCGTTCGCCAGCTAGAGGAAAAGGCCCGCCAAGGCCGCCTCGAGTCAGAGCAGCAAAGCTCTGGCGAATCATCCCCTTCCCCCTATGGTTCTCCCTCGCAACCACCTAGCGAAACACCAAGCTACGGTTCGCCCTATTCGAGCCAGCCCAATCCGCCCAACCCAGGCGATTACGGCTCGTAA
- a CDS encoding DinB family protein, protein MSLREKIFADFEHEMANTRKCLERIPNDKWDWKIHEKSNTIGWLAGHLAEIPSWTVSALKHDSFDICPPDAPPVQPTRPPTIEETLEIFDKNLADAREAMATFQDEDLDKPWSFLNSGQVLFTMPKMAVVRTWVINHTIHHRGILTVYFRVNDIPVPALYGPSGDEDS, encoded by the coding sequence ATGAGCCTGCGTGAAAAGATCTTTGCTGATTTCGAACATGAGATGGCCAACACTCGTAAATGTTTAGAGCGGATTCCTAACGATAAGTGGGACTGGAAGATTCACGAGAAGTCGAACACGATCGGCTGGTTAGCTGGCCATTTGGCCGAGATTCCGAGCTGGACCGTTTCCGCACTGAAGCATGATAGCTTTGATATTTGCCCGCCTGACGCTCCGCCGGTTCAACCAACCCGCCCACCCACGATTGAAGAAACGCTCGAAATCTTTGACAAGAACCTGGCCGATGCCCGTGAGGCGATGGCCACTTTTCAAGATGAAGACCTGGACAAGCCTTGGTCGTTTCTGAACTCCGGTCAGGTATTGTTCACGATGCCCAAAATGGCAGTGGTCCGTACCTGGGTGATCAACCATACGATCCATCACCGGGGGATCCTAACGGTTTACTTCCGTGTGAATGATATCCCTGTGCCAGCTCTCTACGGTCCGTCAGGCGACGAAGATTCGTAG
- a CDS encoding aminotransferase class V-fold PLP-dependent enzyme, which yields MARERIYLDNAATSWPKPPSVVEAVQHHLTQLGACAGRSGYREANEVERLIGDARKQIAYLFGTHTLENVIFGYNGTDMLNLALHGLLRRGDHVITTTVEHNSILRPLSFLKKTLEIEVTYVAPGEDGRVDPAAIGEAIRPDTRLIAITHVSNVTGAIQPIEAIYQIAKDRGVRMLVDAAQSAGHLDINLTETPIDFVAFPGHKGLLGPLGTGVLIVQSEVVPELQSRRQGGTGTKSEIDEQPDELPTKYESGNANVPGLLGLRAGVEYIREQTVTALHRQTMQCTAQLLEGMQSLPKIRIFGPENLEHRVGVVSIQVEAFDPHELATALDSAFGVQCRAGLHCAPLTHQHLGTIGSGGTLRFSLGIFNTPPQIERTLDALRTILK from the coding sequence GTGGCAAGGGAAAGAATCTACTTAGATAACGCGGCAACCAGCTGGCCCAAACCGCCTAGCGTGGTCGAGGCCGTTCAGCATCACCTGACCCAACTAGGGGCCTGCGCAGGCAGAAGCGGGTATCGCGAGGCGAATGAAGTTGAACGTCTGATCGGAGACGCCCGCAAGCAAATCGCCTACTTGTTTGGGACGCATACCCTCGAAAATGTCATCTTCGGCTACAACGGCACCGACATGCTAAACCTAGCATTGCACGGCCTGCTTCGCCGGGGGGATCATGTGATCACCACCACGGTAGAGCACAATTCGATCTTGCGCCCGCTTTCTTTCCTGAAGAAAACGCTAGAGATTGAAGTCACTTATGTTGCTCCTGGCGAAGATGGTCGAGTTGATCCGGCAGCGATCGGGGAAGCGATTCGTCCTGATACGCGTCTAATCGCGATCACCCACGTCTCGAACGTCACCGGCGCGATTCAGCCAATCGAGGCCATTTATCAAATTGCCAAAGATCGTGGCGTACGCATGCTGGTCGATGCCGCCCAGTCCGCAGGCCACTTAGACATCAACCTGACAGAAACACCCATCGACTTCGTCGCTTTTCCAGGGCACAAAGGGCTGCTTGGTCCACTGGGCACTGGGGTCTTGATCGTTCAATCCGAGGTCGTTCCCGAGCTGCAATCTCGTCGCCAAGGCGGCACCGGTACCAAAAGTGAAATAGACGAGCAGCCTGACGAGCTTCCCACAAAGTACGAAAGTGGAAATGCCAACGTGCCCGGCTTGCTGGGCCTACGAGCTGGTGTCGAATATATTCGCGAACAGACCGTTACCGCTTTGCATCGCCAAACCATGCAGTGCACGGCCCAACTTCTCGAAGGGATGCAGAGCCTCCCCAAGATTCGCATCTTTGGCCCCGAGAACCTAGAACACCGCGTTGGGGTGGTAAGCATTCAGGTCGAAGCCTTCGACCCGCACGAACTGGCAACCGCACTCGATTCCGCCTTCGGCGTTCAATGCCGGGCTGGCCTGCACTGTGCCCCGCTGACGCATCAGCACTTGGGGACGATCGGTTCCGGCGGTACGCTTAGGTTTAGCCTAGGCATCTTCAACACGCCGCCACAAATCGAACGCACGCTAGACGCTCTGCGAACGATCTTGAAGTAA
- a CDS encoding dihydroorotate dehydrogenase, protein MSVELAVQLGRLSLPNPVLVASGTFGYAKEMAGIVDLAKLGGILPKTITSSPRPGNKPWRTVETTGGMLNSIGLDNDGIDYFLQNHLPYLGSLGSPLVVSIAGKTREDFVAMASALGEHAQVAAIELNISCPNVSGGIDFGTDPATCEKLVAEVRAACPHPIIAKLTPNVTSIAAIAKAAEAGGADAVSAINTVQGMAIDWRRKKPMLGNVIGGLSGPAIKPVALRCVFQIAKATSIPIIGIGGISSLDDVMEFLIAGATAIQIGTANYFDPTLSNRVIKELPAALESIGAASVTDVVGTLHT, encoded by the coding sequence ATGTCTGTTGAACTTGCTGTCCAGCTTGGGCGGCTTTCCCTTCCTAATCCTGTCTTGGTTGCTTCCGGTACTTTTGGTTACGCCAAGGAAATGGCCGGCATTGTCGATCTGGCAAAGCTTGGTGGCATCCTGCCTAAGACCATCACCAGCAGCCCCCGCCCAGGCAACAAGCCGTGGCGAACGGTCGAAACCACAGGGGGGATGCTCAATAGCATTGGGCTCGACAACGACGGTATCGACTACTTTCTGCAGAACCACCTGCCTTATCTGGGGTCGCTGGGTTCGCCCCTGGTGGTCAGCATTGCTGGCAAAACCCGCGAAGACTTCGTCGCCATGGCTTCCGCCCTGGGCGAGCATGCCCAAGTGGCGGCGATTGAATTGAATATTTCCTGCCCTAACGTCAGTGGTGGAATCGACTTCGGTACCGATCCGGCAACGTGCGAGAAGCTGGTTGCCGAAGTTCGCGCGGCCTGCCCGCATCCGATTATTGCCAAGCTAACCCCCAACGTGACCAGCATCGCCGCGATCGCCAAAGCCGCCGAAGCTGGCGGCGCCGACGCCGTTTCGGCCATCAACACGGTCCAAGGGATGGCGATCGATTGGCGGCGGAAGAAACCGATGCTGGGGAACGTGATCGGAGGGCTTTCAGGGCCTGCCATCAAGCCGGTGGCCCTACGATGTGTCTTCCAGATCGCCAAAGCAACGAGTATTCCCATCATCGGTATTGGCGGGATTAGTAGCCTGGACGATGTGATGGAATTCCTGATCGCCGGGGCTACGGCAATTCAAATCGGCACGGCCAACTACTTCGATCCCACCCTTTCCAACCGGGTGATCAAAGAGCTTCCGGCGGCGTTGGAAAGTATCGGGGCGGCCAGCGTCACAGATGTGGTCGGAACGCTTCATACGTAA
- the trpS gene encoding tryptophan--tRNA ligase, translated as MRVLSGIQPTGRPHWGNYFGAIQQYIELQGNEQSFYFIANLHALTTVRDREKLETATIDMALDLLALGLDPDQATLFVQSDVPEISELCWILMTGTPMGLLERCVSYKDKKDKGLRADAGLFTYPVLQAADILGYDSDVVPVGQDQVQHIEVTRDIAQSFNHQYGEVFVLPKPKVLDASAKVPGTDGEKMSKSYGNIIELFEPPKQARKKIMRIVTDSRPMEDSKDPEIDHLYQLYSLFAAPADLEEMAALYRKGGFGYGHVKKALADAAEAYFAEAHQRRAELVAHPEKVKQILGDGAQVARKKAREVLTRAQEASGISAWHARLK; from the coding sequence ATGCGTGTCCTTTCCGGAATCCAGCCAACCGGGCGTCCCCACTGGGGCAACTACTTTGGTGCCATTCAGCAATATATCGAGCTGCAAGGGAACGAGCAGTCGTTCTACTTTATTGCTAATTTGCACGCCTTAACGACGGTTCGCGACCGCGAAAAGCTGGAAACGGCGACCATTGACATGGCGCTCGACTTGTTAGCGCTCGGGCTCGATCCCGACCAGGCAACGCTCTTCGTCCAGTCGGACGTGCCAGAAATCAGCGAGCTGTGCTGGATTTTGATGACCGGCACCCCCATGGGATTGCTCGAACGCTGTGTCAGCTACAAAGACAAAAAAGACAAAGGGCTAAGAGCGGATGCTGGGCTGTTCACTTACCCGGTTCTACAGGCGGCAGACATCTTAGGGTACGATTCCGACGTCGTCCCGGTGGGCCAAGACCAAGTCCAGCACATCGAAGTGACCCGCGACATTGCTCAAAGCTTCAATCACCAATATGGCGAAGTCTTTGTGCTGCCCAAACCTAAGGTGCTCGACGCCTCGGCCAAAGTCCCCGGGACCGATGGCGAGAAGATGTCGAAGAGCTACGGCAACATCATCGAACTGTTCGAGCCACCCAAGCAGGCCCGCAAGAAGATCATGCGAATTGTCACCGATTCGCGTCCGATGGAAGATTCCAAAGATCCTGAAATCGATCACTTGTACCAGCTTTACTCGCTGTTTGCTGCTCCTGCCGACTTGGAAGAGATGGCCGCGCTTTACCGCAAAGGGGGCTTTGGTTACGGTCACGTGAAGAAAGCCTTAGCCGATGCGGCGGAAGCTTATTTCGCGGAAGCCCACCAGCGCAGGGCGGAACTGGTGGCTCACCCAGAAAAGGTCAAACAGATTCTCGGTGACGGTGCCCAGGTTGCCCGTAAAAAAGCCCGTGAAGTCCTGACGCGGGCCCAAGAGGCATCTGGTATTTCCGCCTGGCACGCACGATTGAAGTAG
- a CDS encoding RHS repeat protein, whose protein sequence is MYDPTIGQWLSEDPIEFDAEDTNLRRYVGNSPTNFIDPSGLEKYIEETNKDKSTTITVKENWTIILLYGHGASTKPHTFNFRDSQQAGGFIGCDAGATNKKVPEHWQIEGLMMVEKRHIHTGAGNPSGGPTHTRKYWIDEAVKGAIKKAKEWLKTYPDRCKKVEIIFVLAGGWDPTQPDYGTITVTNDGVTATSDNIILPDDE, encoded by the coding sequence ATGTACGATCCAACCATTGGTCAGTGGCTTAGCGAAGATCCAATTGAGTTTGACGCAGAGGACACGAACCTACGGCGTTACGTGGGGAACAGTCCGACGAATTTCATTGATCCAAGTGGGCTGGAAAAATACATAGAGGAAACCAATAAGGATAAATCCACAACCATCACAGTAAAAGAAAACTGGACAATTATCCTGCTCTACGGGCATGGTGCGTCTACAAAGCCTCATACCTTTAATTTCCGTGATTCACAACAAGCAGGTGGATTCATTGGATGCGATGCTGGTGCAACCAATAAAAAAGTTCCGGAGCACTGGCAGATCGAAGGGCTGATGATGGTAGAAAAGAGACATATTCACACTGGTGCCGGCAACCCATCAGGCGGCCCCACCCACACTCGAAAGTACTGGATAGATGAAGCAGTGAAAGGAGCAATAAAGAAAGCAAAAGAGTGGCTAAAGACTTATCCAGATCGATGCAAAAAAGTTGAGATTATATTTGTGCTTGCGGGAGGATGGGATCCGACTCAGCCAGATTATGGCACAATCACTGTAACTAACGATGGGGTTACAGCAACAAGCGACAACATAATACTCCCAGACGACGAGTAG